From one Lycium ferocissimum isolate CSIRO_LF1 chromosome 5, AGI_CSIRO_Lferr_CH_V1, whole genome shotgun sequence genomic stretch:
- the LOC132056911 gene encoding protein SCAR2-like isoform X3, translating to MPLNRYQIRNEYSLADPELYKSADKDDPEALLEGVAMAGLVGVLRQLGDLAEFAAEIFHDLHEEVMATAARGHSLTVRVQQLEAEFPLIERAFLSQTNHSSFFYNTGTDWHPNLRIDQNMVTREDLPRFVMDSYEECRGPPRLFLLDKFDVAGAGACLKRYTDPSFFKVEPSFYAFSSSDVQREKKTRKTKKRGSRWRNGETPEVLPTSHAKLHQLFLEERIENGINVPAHRVKLKRKLNGFPFHSKTGKSYMHKFLESSSPEHKVVHEVGIDSSPLRLTSTDAYETLTDTEDIRPPSPDKEVMQRNKSASLSPSPPQSEERTALKPCVDEDLSHCRVRGISRRSHKSQSTDILPSTHSVVDEKEIAVDGESRTERGIGYESDDVASEIDNYVDALTTMESELETDSEQRAKRDLHFLNSKKQVLGLSSSSEKLQAQSSDSHSMENSTVSDDGNSYSKKEISSFSCSDSPSTSVESVLLESKISSKGAKISDTSCEQPSVNEAIQLPQPPEDGDYDNKCIMVAREPSGSCDSGMRAETNENFVAHGKSENPLTSIAEDAADLHVSPPHAPVILNAPEQNGDDSPSRASIEVKLTDDLVDGNCENVSCASNQSEIPWHASNNLPQSKSPVIQNESNLHNDMNLVNNLPFTSELLNVPSEDRCELLSSDYQQLPNLDGEDPSLRDDSTSLYNLSNCPSSKEADTSPSVLVVNHPNHLDGLDNENSNGSSDGSVQIPDILGASYKECGNHSWFTMSHDETAEDTCMQKPHSLSTTEIEAGDADEEHEEACGAFSDAVTSEPGDLCKNSGVDGLDVDALNPQISETANDIQPLESGKLDISCSSQENLVEVSSITKFEEKGSTAPSELLTAIGSTGSITSPHLESLTKEPRLSDETENKIDKSDVTDETASPLAALADKDDIDGLYSYLDHKISSEESVCLIGHSSQNELEIDLPDSHAESKFEMQIADIPDSNSFVFDASNSHHPESEALDTLCGSKLSYDAENTFDLNSALSQPQLKVCCLDTEEVSSQRRNVVNSTEDASSSQTVSLEEGKDEVEDNQLNEELLDKADLDQSPLLEQMQPSSHVDRASDASLLSLLASLPSQDVVPDVLANSSNQDPQPLLTDYCAEERAESAIHEHDKREVLDSGEAKSEPLPLLTQRQLVDSFDLEQSAEASSISSPTVSPSHPSLPELLSQSNQDSLSSLHKKDDEIACKEPEKERLIDEHATKEGLLPQVEEACLSNHADIVGAFNASSVPFVANVPSQPSVSNPLPLSNHNVNPFEHGNTIISTSPGFVLLPGEPQIDLPEMPPLPPLPPIQWRIGKLHSSPDLDEEPTQHHIGVNSSSMASSTDQNAQPVNLNMLSAEAIESTELIDMYSSDSVAQSGLTSPPTTLCGNSSVRFIHPADKHSTETHFPLPGQYHEVQPPSLHAIRGEAQPANYIPDVTSLDKPPIDALGSSEELFQPQNQVAPELLSEEQGSAHLEGNLPDSDGIKPKAAPTDASESLSHETSQSQHHPLHQLAPETCLNRSNLEETITSLERNVVAHGTVLPSYTGNAKPDHSIPTTEAEIIWPAVEEGNTNEIRAVKLQRPRTPLIDDLAAHDKSKLRKVTERVIPEIQKVDERDSFLQLRKVPERVRPEIQNVDERDSLLEQIRKKSFNLKPTVATRPSIQGPLTNLRVAAILEKAKTIRQAFAGSDEEDDEDSWSDS from the exons ATGCCTTTAAACAGGTATCAAATACGGAATGAGTACAGCTTGGCTGATCCAGAGCTGTACAAAAGTGCAGATAAAGATGATCCAGAAGCTCTACTTGAAGGCGTTGCTATGGCTGGCCTTGTCGGTGTTTTGCGCCAGCTTGGTGACCTCGCCGA GTTTGCTGCTGAGATATTCCATGACTTGCATGAAGAGGTGATGGCAACTGCTGCAAGGGGCCATAGTTTGACGGTCAGGGTCCAGCAGCTTGAAGCAGAATTTCCTTTGATTGAGAGGGCATTCCTCTCACAGACCAATCATTCTTCCTTCTTCTATAATACTG GTACTGATTGGCATCCTAATCTGCGAATCGACCAAAATATGGTAACAAGGGAAGATTTACCTCGATTTGTAATGGACTCATATGAAGAATGCAGAGGTCCACCTCGCCTATTCCTTCTAGACAA GTTCGATGTTGCTGGAGCTGGAGCATGTCTGAAACGTTATACTGACCCTTCATTCTTTAAGGTCGAGCCATCCTTTTATGCATTCTCATCTTCAGATGTTCAGAGGGAAAAGAAAACTCGCAAGAcaaag AAGAGAGGTTCACGCTGGAGAAATGGGGAGACACCTGAGGTGTTGCCTACATCGCATGCCAA ACTCCATCAGCTGTTCTTGGAGGAACGCATTGAAAACGGTATAAATGTTCCTGCACATCGCgtgaaattgaaaagaaagcTAAATGGATTTCCATTTCACTCGAAAACTGGAAAGAGCTATATGCACAAGTTCTTGGAATCTTCTTCACCAGAACATAAAGTAGTACATGAAGTCGGTATTGATTCATCACCTTTGAGATTGACATCGACTGATGCTTATGAAACTTTGACGGACACTGAAGATATTAGACCACCGAGTCCTGATAAGGAGGTGATGCAGAGAAACAAGAGTGCATCTTTATCTCCATCTCCACCACAAAGTGAAGAGCGCACTGCTCTGAAACCATGCGTAGATGAGGATCTCTCCCACTGTCGAGTTCGAGGAATTTCCAGACGAAGCCATAAATCACAATCAACAGATATCTTGCCTTCTACTCATAGCGTGGTTGATGAAAAGGAAATAGCAGTGGATGGAGAAAGCCGAACAGAAAGAGGTATTGGTTACGAGTCTGATGATGTTGCAAGTGAAATAGATAATTATGTCGATGCCCTAACTACAATGGAGTCAGAACTAGAAACAGACTCCGAGCAGAGAGCCAAAAGGGATTTGCACTTCTTGAACAGCAAAAAGCAAGTGTTAGGCCTGTCTTCTAGCAGTGAAAAGCTTCAAGCTCAATCTTCAGATTCTCATTCAATGGAGAACTCTACAGTATCTGATGATGGGAATAGTTATTCTAAGAAAGAAATATCTAGTTTTTCTTGTTCTGATTCCCCTAGCACTTCTGTTGAGAGTGTCCTTTTAGAGAGCAAAATTTCTAGTAAGGGAGCTAAGATCTCTGATACTTCATGTGAGCAGCCATCTGTTAATGAGGCGATTCAATTACCCCAGCCTCCAGAAGATGGTGATTATGATAACAAATGCATTATGGTAGCTAGGGAACCCAGTGGCAGTTGTGACTCTG GGATGAGAGctgaaacaaatgaaaattttgttgcCCATGGCAAGAGTGAAAATCCTTTAACTAGCATTGCAGAAGATGCAGCAGATTTGCATGTCAGTCCACCCCATGCTCCTGTTATCCTTAATGCTCCAGAACAGAATGGCGATGATTCACCATCTAGAGCATCCATTGAAGTCAAGCTAACAGATGATTTGGTTGATGGAAATTGTGAGAACGTGTCTTGTGCATCAAATCAGTCTGAAATTCCTTGGCACGCCAGCAATAACTTGCCACAATCAAAATCCCCTGTAATCCAGAATGAAAGCAATTTACACAATGATATGAATCTGGTTAATAATCTTCCCTTTACTTCTGAGCTCCTTAATGTTCCTTCTGAAGATAGGTGTGAGTTATTGTCTTCTGATTATCAGCAGTTGCCCAATTTGGATGGTGAGGATCCATCGCTACGTGATGATTCAACCTCCTTATATAATCTTTCTAATTGTCCTTCATCGAAAGAAGCTGATACCTCACCTTCGGTGTTGGTTGTAAACCATCCAAACCATCTGGATGGTCTAGACAATGAGAATTCTAATGGTAGTTCTGATGGTTCAGTTCAAATACCAGATATATTGGGTGCTTCGTACAAAGAATGTGGCAACCACTCATGGTTTACCATGTCTCATGATGAAACTGCAGAAGATACATGCATGCAAAAGCCACATAGCCTGAGTACCACAGAGATTGAAGCTGGTGATGCCGATGAAGAGCATGAAGAGGCGTGTGGGGCATTCAGTGATGCAGTTACGTCTGAGCCAGGAGACCTCTGTAAGAACAGTGGGGTAGATGGCCTTGATGTTGATGCCCTGAACCCTCAGATTTCAGAAACTGCAAACGATATTCAGCCACTTGAATCTGGAAAATTGGATATTTCATGTTCTAGTCAGGAAAATCTTGTCGAAGTTTCGAGTATAAcaaaatttgaggaaaagggTAGTACTGCCCCCAGTGAGCTTTTGACTGCTATCGGGTCCACTGGTTCGATTACCTCTCCACATCTCGAATCATTGACCAAGGAACCAAGACTTTCAGATGAGACAGAAAATAAGATCGATAAGTCTGATGTCACAGATGAGACTGCTTCTCCTCTTGCTGCCTTAGCTGATAAAGATGATATTGATGGTCTATACTCATATTTAGATCACAAAATTTCTTCAGAAGAATCTGTTTGCTTAATTGGACATTCCAGCCAGAATGAATTGGAAATTGATCTACCTGATAGCCATGCAGAATCAAAGTTTGAGATGCAGATAGCTGATATCCCGGATTCTAACTCCTTTGTGTTTGATGCATCCAACTCTCATCATCCCGAGTCAGAAGCTCTTGACACTCTCTGTGGAAGCAAACTTTCTTATGATGCTGAAAACACATTTGATTTGAACTCTGCTTTGAGTCAACCACAATTAAAAGTTTGTTGCTTGGATACTGAAGAGGTATCCTCCCAAAGGAGGAATGTTGTTAACTCCACTGAAGATGCTTCATCTTCGCAAACTGTTTCCCTTGAAGAAGGAAAGGATGAAGTAGAAGACAATCAACTCAATGAGGAATTGCTGGACAAAGCTGATTTGGATCAATCACCTCTCCTGGAACAAATGCAGCCTTCAAGTCATGTGGACCGAGCATCTGATGCTTCTTTACTATCATTGCTCGCAAGCCTTCCAAGTCAAGATGTAGTCCCAGACGTTTTAGCCAACAGCAGCAATCAAGATCCTCAACCTTTGCTAACTGATTACTGTGCAGAAGAGAGGGCTGAGTCAGCAATCCATGAGCATGATAAAAGGGAGGTGCTGGATAGTGGTGAGGCAAAGTCAGAGCCATTACCGCTGTTAACCCAGCGACAACTGGTGGATTCCTTTGACCTTGAGCAATCTGCTGAAGCTTCTTCAATATCTTCACCAACAGTTAGTCCCAGTCATCCTTCATTGCCTGAGCTTTTATCACAGAGCAACCAAGATAGTTTGTCATCTTTGCACAAAAAAGATGACGAAATAGCATGTAAAGAACCAGAAAAAGAGAGATTGATAGATGAACATGCAACTAAAGAGGGGCTGTTACCTCAGGTTGAAGAGGCATGCCTCTCCAATCATGCTGACATAGTAGGAGCCTTCAATGCTTCATCCGTACCTTTTGTAGCAAATGTTCCTAGTCAACCTTCGGTTTCAAATCCCTTACCTCTTAGCAACCATAATGTAAATCCTTTTGAACACGGGAATACGATAATTTCTACCTCTCCTGGCTTTGTCCTGCTTCCTGGTGAACCCCAGATCGATCTGCCAGAAATGCCCCCATTGCCTCCACTTCCTCCAATTCAATGGAGGATTGGAAAACTACATTCTTCCCCTGATTTGGATGAGGAGCCAACACAGCATCATATAGGTGTCAATTCATCAAGTATGGCATCTAGCACTGATCAGAATGCTCAACCTGTGAATCTAAACATGCTGTCAGCTGAAGCTATAGAGAGTACAGAACTTATTGATATGTATTCCTCTGATAGCGTGGCGCAATCAGGTTTGACTTCTCCACCCACAACTCTGTGTGGAAACAGTAGTGTTAGGTTTATTCATCCAGCTGATAAACACTCCACTGAGACCCACTTTCCGTTGCCAGGTCAATATCATGAGGTGCAGCCGCCTAGTTTGCATGCTATAAGAGGGGAAGCACAGCCTGCTAATTATATCCCAGATGTAACTTCTCTGGATAAACCTCCTATTGATGCTTTGGGTTCAAGTGAAGAACTCTTCCAACCACAGAATCAAGTTGCTCCAGAATTGCTTTCAGAGGAACAAGGCTCTGCTCATTTGGAAGGAAATCTGCCAGATAGTGATGGAATAAAACCAAAAGCAGCTCCTACAGATGCTTCTGAGTCATTATCCCATGAAACATCCCAGTCCCAGCATCATCCCCTCCATCAGTTAGCACCGGAGACTTGCTTAAACAGATCCAATCTTGAAGAGACCATCACAAGTTTGGAGAGAAATGTGGTGGCTCATGGAACCGTTCTTCCATCATATACAGGAAATGCAAAGCCTGATCATAGCATTCCAACTACAGAGGCAGAAATTATTTGGCCAGCTGTGGAGGAAGGAAACACTAATGAGATTCGCGCGGTGAAACTACAAAGACCACGGACTCCACTAATTGACGATCTTGCCGCGCATGACAAAAGCAAA TTGAGGAAGGTTACAGAGCGGGTTATTCCTGAAATACAGAAGGTTGATGAAAGAGATTCTTTCTTGCAGCTGAGGAAGGTTCCAGAGCGAGTTAGGCCTGAAATACAGAACGTTGATGAAAGAGATTCTCTCTTGGaacaaataaggaaaaaa TCATTCAATCTGAAACCAACGGTTGCAACAAGGCCTAGTATTCAGGGTCCTCTGACTAATCTGAGAGTTGCTGCAATTTTGGAGAAAGCAAAAACAATTCGCCAG GCCTTTGCTGGAAGTGATGAAGAGGATGACGAGGATTCTTGGAGtgattcatga